Part of the Deltaproteobacteria bacterium genome, GTTGGAGCGGGTTTTTTCGGGCGCGATCATGGTGAAAGAAGGAGAGGCCCAGTACATCAAGAGCCCGTCGGATGTGGGAACAGGCAAGGCAAAGGATGAGAAGGCTCCCCTGTCCGAAATCATCGAAGTCCTCAACGAGCGATTCGGAACCAGATTCACGGAGGAGGACAGACTTTTCTTTCAGCAGATCAAGGAGAAGGCCTGCCGAAGCGAACAAATTGTCCGGACGGCAATGGCAAACCCACTCGACAAGTTCGAGCTGGGAATCCGCAAGCTCGTTGAAGGACTCATGATCGAACGTATGGCCGACAACGACAAGATCGTAACGAGATACATGGCGGATCCTGAGTTTCAGGGTTCAGCGTTTCCGATTCTCGCGCGGGAGATCTTCGACTCCATACGTTCTGCGGAAACCGGTGCTCCAACGGCGGAGAAGGCTGATGATGTTTCTTCCTGAAAACAAAGCTATTTCGGCTGTCCATAGAGGGACTCACTGTGGCAATGGATAAACATAATTTTTCCGAACTCGTAAAGGAAATCCGAAAGCATCTGGCCTTGAGTCAGGAGGATCTGGCCCGCGAGCTCGGAGTCAGCTTTGCTACCATTAACCGTTGGGAAAACAAGAGGGCCAAACCGTCGAAACTGGCGAAAGCGCAGTTTGACCGGTTTTTCGCCCGAATGGTTCAACGAGGAAAGCTGAAGGGTTTCGAAGGTGGACCTAAATAGGAAATATTCAGACTTGAGTTACGCCATCACCGCATTTGATATGCAAACGGGAATCGAACCCGCGCCTGTCGCGGCGTAGCGGAAAGCGAAGCCGGATCCATTCTCTGTTTGGGGATTACGGATTGCGCAGCAAACGGAATGCGAGCCGCAGGCGAGTCCCGAAGGGATGCCACTGCGAAGCAGGGTACAAAATGTGGAGAAAAACATTTCTCGCTCAGGGATGCGGAGAACGGTCCCGTCCAAGTGTTGCCGGACGATCACCTTACGTTTTGCATAGCTGTGTCCTCCTTTTCCGGCAGGCACATCAATTTGGAGCCCCCCTATCCAGCCATTCGTCGGCCCTGTGCTGACACACTGATCTTTTGCGTACTTGACATATATGTATTCATGATTTACCATACATACCTATGGTAATCAAGATTCGTCTAATGAATGGAGGAGGATAAAAAGAATGAAGGCAAAAGTTGCGGAACGAGGACAGGTGACTATTCCCAAAGTACTCCGCGATCGTCTGGGAATTCGGCCGGGTACGATGTTGGAATTTTGTGAGAAGTCCGGAAAGCTGATCGTTGTCAAGATGGAAGAGATGGACGTCGTCGATAAAGTGTATGGTTCTCTGAGTAGCGGCCGACGGTCCGATGATATACTGCGTGAGTTGCGAGGTGAATCATGATTACGGCCGTCGATACCAATATCCTTGTGGATGTTTTTGAGGCGGACCCGGATCATGGACCGGCATCCAGGGATGCATTGAAGCGTTGCCTGTTGGAAGGTTCCGTGGTTGCATGTGAGGTGGTATGGGCCGAGGTCGCCACCGCCTATGGAGCCTCATTGAAGAAAGTAACGAAAGTCTTTGAGAGTATCGGAATCACCTATTCTCCGATGACCCGGGAATCGGCTTTGGAGGCTGCGAAATTCTGGTATCGTTATCGGAAGAAGGGAGGGAGACGCACTCGTATTGCAGCGGACTTCCTGATCGGAGGCCATGCTTTGATTCAGTGTGACCGACTGCTTACCCGGGATAAAGGGTTTTATTCCGGAAACTTTCAATTGTTGAAATTGTTTGCCTGATCATGTTGCCCAAATCCTGCCCATAAAAGGTTGATGGTCTCGTAAAAAGTCATTCCCCGGGTTCCGTTCATGGTTCGACAGGCTTCCGAGTATGGTGCCGAATCGCACGAACAATGACTTACACCGCTCGCTCTGGGGGATTTCACGGAAAGCCGGTGTGATTCTTGACAGTTTCGGAGTTCTTGGGTATATTGATGATACATAGTCGTTTCAGCGGGCGGAAAAGATTTCATGATGGAAAACCTGATATGAGGTTTTCGGGCTGTCGCGCTGAGACGTCCGTTCCCCGGCACCCCCGATCGCGATGCAAAACGATTGCGGGTGCCGTTTTTGTCTCCCCATCAATATCGCTTTCTCCTTGTTTTTGAAGCAGTTAGCGAGGCCATTCTCCTTGACAGAGTTCCTCCGGATGTGCTAAATTTACAAATTCTTTTTCTAGTGTTGAAGGAATGCCATGCTTTCTCCATCCCTTGAGGAATTTGTTGAAAAATCGAGGTCCGGCAACCTGATCCCGGTCTATAAGGAGATCCTGGCCGACATGGAAACGCCGGTCTCCGCTTTTCGCAAGATCGACGACGGGGAGTATGCCTTTCTCCTGGAGAGTGTCGAAGGGGGCGAGAAGTGGGGGCGGTACAGCTTCCTCGGAAGCACTCCCTTTTCCGTTCTGAAAGGGAAAGGGGATCAGGTGCAGGTAATCCGTCAGGGGCGGGAGAAGACCTTTACCGTTTCCGACCCGATCGCTTTCGTGCAGGAAGAGATGGCACGTTTCCATCCGGTGGCCGATCCGGCCCTGCCCCGCTTCGTCGGGGGCGCCGTCGGCTACATCGGCTACGACATGGTCCGTTTTTTTGAGCCGATCCCGGAATTTCCCAAGGAGGATGCCGGTTTTCCCGATATGCTCCTCATGATCATGACCGACCTGCTGATCTTCGATAATCTGGAGAAGAAGATCCAGATTGTCTCGAATGTTTTTCTCCGGGAGGGCGAGGACCCGGAAGCGGCCTACCGGCAGGCCGAAGAACGGATCGACGGGATGATCGCCCGGCTCAATGTTCCCTGTGAAATCGTTAACCTGAGCCTGCCCCGGCCGGGGGAACTTCCGGTTCCGGAATCGAGCTTTACCCGGGAGCGGTTCCGTGAAGTGGTCGAACGGGCCAAGGAATATATCCTGGCCGGCGATATCATTCAGGTGGTCCTCTCCCAGCGTTTCCACTCGAAACTTGAGAACGATCCCTTCGACATCTATCGGGTACTCCGGACGGTGAATCCTTCTCCCTACATGTTTTTCCTGCACCTGGGGTCGATCCGGATCGTGGGGTCGTCGCCCGAGGTCCTCGTTCGTGTGGAAATGGGGCAGGTGGAGGTCCGTCCCATTGCCGGGACCCGGCCCCGGGGAAGAAACGACGCCGAGGATCAGGCCCTGATCGATGAATTGCTCGCCGACCCCAAGGAACGGGCGGAACATATCATGCTCGTCGACCTCGGGCGCAATGATGTGGGGCGGGTGGCGAAGACCGGGACGGTCAGGGTCAAGGAGTTGATGGTGATCGAAAAATATTCCCATGTCATGCACATCGTCTCCGACGTGGTCGGCGAACTGGCCGAGGGGAAGAATGCCTATGATGTGCTTCGGGCCTGTTTTCCGGCGGGGACCGTCTCCGGCGCCCCCAAGATCCGCGCCATGCAGATCATCGAGGAACTCGAACCGGTCCGGCGCGGCCCCTATGCGGGGGCGGTGGGGTATATCGGGTTTTCCGGGAACATGGATACCTGTATCACTATCCGGACGATGATCATCCGGGACGACGATCTCTATCTTCAGGCCGGCGCAGGGATAGTAGCCGATTCCGACCCGGAACGGGAGTATGTGGAGACACTGAACAAGGCCAAGGGGATGCTGAAGGCGATCGAGATTACGAGGCGGGGAATCAGGAATTAGAAAATAGAAATTGGAAACTGGGAATTGAAAAATAGAAACCGGGAACTGGAAAACGGGGATCCGGAATCAGTAAATGGTCATAGGGACAGGGTCCCGATGAGGTCGGATCGGCGTCGGCCGACCGAGGATGACCGGGGGCAGTCATTATGTTGTTTATGATTGATAACTACGATTCCTTTACGTATAACCTCGTTCAGTATCTCGGAGAGCTGGGCGAGGAACCGGTGGTCTACCGCAACGACCGGATCACCGTCGGGGAAATCGAAGCGATGAAGCCGGACCGTCTGGTGATTTCGCCCGGTCCCTGCACGCCGAAGGAAGCGGGAATCTCGGTTGAGGTGATCCGGCATTTTGCCGGGAAGCTTCCGATCCTCGGCGTCTGTCTGGGACACCAGTCGATCGGGGCCGCCTTCGGCGCCGAGATTGTCGGGGCGAAAAAACTGATGCACGGCAAGACCTCTCAGGTAAAACATGACGGGAAGGGGGTCTTCCGGGGGCTTCCAAATCCGTTTACGGCGACCCGTTATCATTCGCTGGTCATCGAGCGGGGAAGCCTTCCCGATGATCTTCTGGTGACCGCCGAGGCGGAGGACGGGGAGATTATGGGGATCCGGCATCGAAGCCTGCCCATCGAAGGGGTCCAGTTCCATCCGGAATCGATCCTCACTGAAGTGGGCCATGATCTTTTACGGAATTTTCTGCGGATAGGTTGAGGGGACTGTGCCGGGGCGACGAATCGTTGAATTTTCGCAGGGAGTATGATGATGATTGTCAATGCGATCAAGAAGATCGTCGAGAGGGAAGACCTGGATCGGGAGGCCTGTTACGGCGCCATGGACGATATCATGGGCGGGCGGGCGACGCCGGCCCAGATTGCATCGTTTATCACGGCCCTTAGGATGAAGGGGGAGACGGTGGAAGAGATCGCCGCCTGCGCCCGGGTGATGCGGGACCGGCTGATCCGGGTCGAGGTGGACCGTGAAGGGCTGGTCGACACCTGCGGGACCGGCGGAGACGGCGCCCGGACCTTCAACATCTCCACCACGGCGGCCTTCGTTGTCGCCGGGGCCGGGATCCCCGTGGCCAAACACGGGAACCGTTCCGTTTCGAGTAAGAGCGGGAGCGCCGATCTTTTTGCCGCCCTGGGAGTGAATATCGAAGCGGGTATCGATGTGGTGAAACGGTGTATCGCCGAGGCGGGGATCGGTTTTCTCTTTGCGCCCCTTCTCCACGGTGCGATGAAGCATGCCATCGGCCCCCGGAGGGAGATCGGGATCCGGACGGTCTTCAATATCCTGGGACCCCTGACCAATCCGGCGGGAGCGAAGCGGCAGGTGGTCGGGGTCTTCTCCGGTGAGCTGACGGAACCGATCTGTGAGGTCTTAAATGAACTCGGTTGTGAGCGGGCCTATGTGGTTCACGGTCATGACGGTCTGGACGAGATTACCGCGACCGGCGGAACACGAATTTCGGAGCTTAAAAACGGCAGGGTGTTGACCTTCGACCTCGATCCCGCCGACTACGGTTTTCCCTGCTGTCGTTCCGGGGATCTTAGGGGCGGGGATGCAAAGCTCAATGCCGGGATCACCCTGGCGATCCTGAACGGGGAGACCGGGCCGAAGCGGGATGTTACCCTGCTCAATGCTGCGGCGGCGATACACGTCGGGGGTGTTGGGAAGGATTTCGGCGAGGCCCTCGATGCCGCCCGGGAATCGATCGATTCGGGACGGGCCCTCAAATGCCTGGAGGAGATGAAACGGATCAGCAATGAGCCGGTCTGACTTTCCCTTCGTATATCCTGACTTATTTTTCTCCGGTATTTCCATGATCCGGCTGCACGAGGGAAGGAAAAACAAAAAGGGTTTGTAAGCCTTGATTCTGGATGATATAGTGGCGAAGGTTCGCGGGCGTCTTGCCGAAAGGAAGACGTTGACGCCGCTGCCGGTACTGCAGAGACAGGCGGAGGCGCAGCCGGGGTGTCTCGATTTTGCCGGGGCGATCGCGGGGAGAGAGAAGAAGACAATCCGGGTGATCGCGGAAGTGAAGAAGGCTTCTCCCTCCAAGGGAGTCATCCGGGAGAATTTCGATCCGGTTGGAATCGCCCGGGACTATGAACAGTCCGGTGCCGCGGCGGTCTCCGTCCTGACGGAAGAGGATTTTTTCCAGGGTCGTCCTGATTTTCTTTCTTCAATCCGGAAGGCCGTCTCCGTTCCGTTGCTGCGGAAGGATTTTATAATCGACCCCTACCAGGTCCGGGAGGCGCGGGCATTGGGGGCCGATGCCTTTCTCTTGATCGTGGCGCTTCTCGATAAGCAAAAACTTGAGGAGCTGATCCTGTTGGGACGAGAGATCGGTATGCAGGCGTTGGTGGAGGTCCACTCCGGGGAGGAACTGGACCGGGCGCTGGACACTTCTGCCGGGATCATCGGGATCAACAACCGGGACCTTGCGACCTTTGCCACCGACCTGGAAACCACCTTCCGGCTGCGTGAACGGATCGGTGCGGACCGGATCGTCGTCAGCGAAAGCGGGATCCGGGAGGCTGCGGATCTTGTCCGTCTTCAGAAGGCGGGTGTCGATGCCGTGCTGGTGGGGGAAACGCTGATGCGAGCTCCGCGTCCCGGGGAACAATTGCAGGCCCTTCTTCCGAAAGGACCGGCGGCATGAGGACCCGGATCAAGATCTGCGGGATTACGAATCTCGACGACGCTCTTTTTGCCGTGGAGGCCGGCGCCGATGCCCTGGGATTTGTCTTTCATTCCGGAAGTCCGCGGCGGATCGATGCGGAGAGCGTCCGGGCGATTGTTCGTCATCTTCCTCCCTTTGCGACGGTGGTCGGGGTTTTCGTGGACGAGAAGATCGAGACCGTCCGGGAGATCGCAAGGTATTGTGATCTCGATCTCTGCCAGTTACATGGGGATGAATCGCCGGAGTTCTGCGAATGGTGTGAGCGACGCGTGATCAAGGCCTTCCGGATCCGGGACCGCTCGTTTCTGGAGGAGATGAAACGTTACGACGTGTCGGGGTTTCTTCTGGATGCCTGGCATCCGGACCGGTACGGGGGGACGGGAGAGGCCGCCGACCGGACCCTGGCGCAGGAAGCCGCCGGGAAGGAGAGGGTGATCCTGGCCGGGGGCTTGACGCCGGAGAACGTGGGCGAGGCGATTGCCCGGGTCCGCCCCTACGGGGTGGATGTCAGCTCCGGCGTGGAGGTGTCACCGGGACAAAAGGATCGGGACAAGGTACGCCGTTTTATCGAAGCGGTGAATGAGATTGATGCCCGTATCTACGGGCCGGAGAATGCAGTATGAATTTGCCTGATGAGCGGGGACACTTTGAGGAGTTCGGTGGGAAGTACGTCCCCGAGACGCTGATGCCGGCGCTGGATGAGCTGGAACAGGAATACTGGCGGGCCCTCAAAGACCCGGAATTCAAAAAAGAATTTCAGGGCTATCTGCGGGAATATGTCGGGCGTCCCACGCCGCTTTATCTGGCGGAACGGCTGACGGAGCGTCTGCAGGGGGCCCGGATCTATCTGAAGCGGGAGGACCTGAACCATACCGGAGCGCATAAGATCAACAATGCCATCGGCCAGGTCCTGCTGGCCCGGCGGATGGGAAAGAAACGGATCATTGCCGAGACCGGCGCCGGACAGCACGGCGTGGCCACGGCCACGGCGGCGGCCATGTTCGGCCTGGAGTGCGAAGTCTTCATGGGGCAGGAGGATATCGAGCGGCAGGCGCTCAACGTCTTCCGGATGCGGCTCTTAGGGGCCCGCGTGACGCCGGTGACCTCCGGAACCTGTACCCTGAAAGATGCATGCAATGAAGCGATCCGGGACTGGGTCACGAACGTGGAGCATACCTATTACATTATCGGTTCCGTCGTCGGTCCCCATCCCTATCCGATGATCGTCCGGGACTTTCAATCGGTCATCGGGGAAGAGGCCCGGGAACAGATTCTGCAGAAGGAAGGTCGGCCGCCCGATCTCCTGGTCGCCTGTGTGGGCGGGGGAAGCAATGCCATCGGTCTGTTTCATGCATTTGTCGATGACCGTTTGGTACGTATGATCGGTGTGGAAGCGGCGGGACTCGGTCTTGAGGTGGAAAACATGCCGCCTCGATCCTGGGAGGCCAACGGGGTGTTCTCCACGGGAACATGAGCTTTCTGCTCCAGGATGAAAACGGGCAGGTGACCCCGGCCCATTCCATTTCCGCCGGGCTCGACTATCCCGGTGTCGGTCCGGAACACGCCTGGCTGCACACCACCGGCCGGGCCGAGTATGTGGCGATCACCGATGCGGAGGCGTTGGAAGGGTTTCAGCTCCTTTCCGAGACGGAAGGGATCATTCCCGCCCTGGAAAGCGCCCACGCCATCGCCTATCTGAAGAAACTGATCCCCGAGATTCCGAAGGATCGGATCGTGATTCTCAATCTCTCCGGGCGGGGAGACAAAGACGTTACGCAGGTCGCTGAGATTCTGAAGGGCGACCGGCCCGGTCGTGAAAAGGAAGGA contains:
- the trpD gene encoding anthranilate phosphoribosyltransferase; translation: MIVNAIKKIVEREDLDREACYGAMDDIMGGRATPAQIASFITALRMKGETVEEIAACARVMRDRLIRVEVDREGLVDTCGTGGDGARTFNISTTAAFVVAGAGIPVAKHGNRSVSSKSGSADLFAALGVNIEAGIDVVKRCIAEAGIGFLFAPLLHGAMKHAIGPRREIGIRTVFNILGPLTNPAGAKRQVVGVFSGELTEPICEVLNELGCERAYVVHGHDGLDEITATGGTRISELKNGRVLTFDLDPADYGFPCCRSGDLRGGDAKLNAGITLAILNGETGPKRDVTLLNAAAAIHVGGVGKDFGEALDAARESIDSGRALKCLEEMKRISNEPV
- the trpE gene encoding anthranilate synthase component I, which produces MLSPSLEEFVEKSRSGNLIPVYKEILADMETPVSAFRKIDDGEYAFLLESVEGGEKWGRYSFLGSTPFSVLKGKGDQVQVIRQGREKTFTVSDPIAFVQEEMARFHPVADPALPRFVGGAVGYIGYDMVRFFEPIPEFPKEDAGFPDMLLMIMTDLLIFDNLEKKIQIVSNVFLREGEDPEAAYRQAEERIDGMIARLNVPCEIVNLSLPRPGELPVPESSFTRERFREVVERAKEYILAGDIIQVVLSQRFHSKLENDPFDIYRVLRTVNPSPYMFFLHLGSIRIVGSSPEVLVRVEMGQVEVRPIAGTRPRGRNDAEDQALIDELLADPKERAEHIMLVDLGRNDVGRVAKTGTVRVKELMVIEKYSHVMHIVSDVVGELAEGKNAYDVLRACFPAGTVSGAPKIRAMQIIEELEPVRRGPYAGAVGYIGFSGNMDTCITIRTMIIRDDDLYLQAGAGIVADSDPEREYVETLNKAKGMLKAIEITRRGIRN
- the trpC gene encoding indole-3-glycerol phosphate synthase TrpC produces the protein MILDDIVAKVRGRLAERKTLTPLPVLQRQAEAQPGCLDFAGAIAGREKKTIRVIAEVKKASPSKGVIRENFDPVGIARDYEQSGAAAVSVLTEEDFFQGRPDFLSSIRKAVSVPLLRKDFIIDPYQVREARALGADAFLLIVALLDKQKLEELILLGREIGMQALVEVHSGEELDRALDTSAGIIGINNRDLATFATDLETTFRLRERIGADRIVVSESGIREAADLVRLQKAGVDAVLVGETLMRAPRPGEQLQALLPKGPAA
- a CDS encoding type II toxin-antitoxin system VapC family toxin; translated protein: MITAVDTNILVDVFEADPDHGPASRDALKRCLLEGSVVACEVVWAEVATAYGASLKKVTKVFESIGITYSPMTRESALEAAKFWYRYRKKGGRRTRIAADFLIGGHALIQCDRLLTRDKGFYSGNFQLLKLFA
- a CDS encoding phosphoribosylanthranilate isomerase codes for the protein MRTRIKICGITNLDDALFAVEAGADALGFVFHSGSPRRIDAESVRAIVRHLPPFATVVGVFVDEKIETVREIARYCDLDLCQLHGDESPEFCEWCERRVIKAFRIRDRSFLEEMKRYDVSGFLLDAWHPDRYGGTGEAADRTLAQEAAGKERVILAGGLTPENVGEAIARVRPYGVDVSSGVEVSPGQKDRDKVRRFIEAVNEIDARIYGPENAV
- a CDS encoding type I restriction endonuclease subunit R is translated as LERVFSGAIMVKEGEAQYIKSPSDVGTGKAKDEKAPLSEIIEVLNERFGTRFTEEDRLFFQQIKEKACRSEQIVRTAMANPLDKFELGIRKLVEGLMIERMADNDKIVTRYMADPEFQGSAFPILAREIFDSIRSAETGAPTAEKADDVSS
- a CDS encoding AbrB/MazE/SpoVT family DNA-binding domain-containing protein, translating into MKAKVAERGQVTIPKVLRDRLGIRPGTMLEFCEKSGKLIVVKMEEMDVVDKVYGSLSSGRRSDDILRELRGES
- a CDS encoding helix-turn-helix transcriptional regulator → MDKHNFSELVKEIRKHLALSQEDLARELGVSFATINRWENKRAKPSKLAKAQFDRFFARMVQRGKLKGFEGGPK
- a CDS encoding aminodeoxychorismate/anthranilate synthase component II, with translation MLFMIDNYDSFTYNLVQYLGELGEEPVVYRNDRITVGEIEAMKPDRLVISPGPCTPKEAGISVEVIRHFAGKLPILGVCLGHQSIGAAFGAEIVGAKKLMHGKTSQVKHDGKGVFRGLPNPFTATRYHSLVIERGSLPDDLLVTAEAEDGEIMGIRHRSLPIEGVQFHPESILTEVGHDLLRNFLRIG